GGACCGGGTCTGCACCATGGTGCTAACCTTCTAGTTGGTAAGTTAGCGCCAAATTAACCTACTAGTAAGTAGGTTACAACGGGTATTTTCCCGAACAGATCACACTTTTATCTGGATTTGATTTTATGACTGGATAGTCATTCAGAATTTGCTATAACTATTAACAGGTTAGCGCGATTGCTTTGCTGCAAGCGGCTAATGCTAGTCATGTGTCTCCTAATGATGGACTTGGTTTTAGTGATGAATTGAACGGCAGTGTCAGGCCGAGGATGACCCCCCCGGTCGCCCATAAGCGCTCCGGCTCAAGATAATCAGCCCGCCCAAAAGGCGGGCTTTTTTTATGGCGACACAGCGGTAGTCGGGCAGATGGGCAGATTGAGCGCCTTGGTTTAACAAGGGCGGGTAGGCTCAGCCGCGCGGCTCCTTAACATTGAACAGCGTAAAGCCGGATCGATGTTGTTCTGCAAAGGCATTGGCGTCTGGGGCCGGCCACTGCTCCAGAGTAATTAATCGCGCAGTTTTACCCCCGCCAACAGACCATTCCTGACTGGTGTGATGGGCGTTTTCGATTTCCCGGTCGAGCAATACCGATGCGGTGGCGCGAATCAGGCTGCGGGCCCAGATCGCAATGACGATGGCGCCCACAATGCCCATAAGCGGGTCCAGCCACCACCAGCCCACCAGCTTGCCAGTGAGCAGTGCGGCGATGGCCAGGATAGATGTGAGGGTGTCGGCCAGCACGTGAAAAAAAGCTGCTCTTAAATTCTGGTCGTGATGATGTCCGTGGTGGTCGTGATGTCCCTTGTCGTGTCCATTGTCGTGTTGGTGCAACAGGGCCACTGAAATCAGGTTGACCACAAGGCCTATCGCTGCGGCAATCATGGCGTGTTCGTAGTGTATGGGCGTTTGATTGAACAGGCGCTCAATGGATTCAATCACCATCATCAGAGCGACCGTGGCCAGTGCAACCGCGCTGGCAAAACCGCCCAGATCATTGACCTTCCCGGTGCCAAAAACAAACGTCGGGTTGTCGGCGTGTTTGGCCGCATAATGGTAGGCAAACAGGGTGACACCAAAGGCGGCAGCGTGTGTGCCCATGTGCCAACCATCGGCCAGCAGCGCCATGGAGCCGGACCAGAGTCCGACCAGAATTTCGCCCACCATGGTGAGCAATGTCAACACTAAAACCCAAAGCACCCGTTTGGTTGGCGTGGCGGACATGGTGTGATTTCCCTGCAATCAATATACTATACCCCAGTATACTATTAACGATTCGGGTGGAACAGGCAGGGCGTATGGCACAT
This region of Simiduia agarivorans SA1 = DSM 21679 genomic DNA includes:
- the dmeF gene encoding CDF family Co(II)/Ni(II) efflux transporter DmeF; translated protein: MSATPTKRVLWVLVLTLLTMVGEILVGLWSGSMALLADGWHMGTHAAAFGVTLFAYHYAAKHADNPTFVFGTGKVNDLGGFASAVALATVALMMVIESIERLFNQTPIHYEHAMIAAAIGLVVNLISVALLHQHDNGHDKGHHDHHGHHHDQNLRAAFFHVLADTLTSILAIAALLTGKLVGWWWLDPLMGIVGAIVIAIWARSLIRATASVLLDREIENAHHTSQEWSVGGGKTARLITLEQWPAPDANAFAEQHRSGFTLFNVKEPRG